The nucleotide window CGAAAATGATGGCGAATACCACTACCTGCAGCACCTGCCCCTCGGCTATTGATTTGGCAATGTTTTCGGGGAAAATGTGGGTGATGATGTCGGCTGCGCTCTGCTTGGGCGCGGCCGCAATGGTTTCATTCACGTTGTTGTTGGCCTGAGCAGCAGCCAGCACGGCCGGGTCGAGGCGGCCGGCCTTGGTCAGATTGATGGCGGCCAGACCGATGAACAGGGCGAAGGTGGTTACTACCTCGAAGTACACCAGGGCCTTGACGCCCATGCGGCCCACCTTTTTCAGGTCGGCGTGGCCGGCAATGCCCACTACCAACGTGGCAAATACCAGCGGGGCAATGATGGTCTTGACCAGGCGCAGGAACACGTCACTGAGCACTTTCAGGTTTTGGGCCTGCTGCGGGAAGTCGGCTCCGGCCTCGGCCCCAACGAACATGCTCACCACAATCCAGAAGGTGAGGGAGCGGCGCTGGGTGGCGTAGGCCACCATGGCGAGCAGTGCCACCCAGCGGGCGGCCATGGGTACCACGTCGGGCAGGCTGCCGGGATTGTAGGCGTGCAAAACGGTGAGGGCCCCGGCTACCACGAGCAGCAGCAAGACCAGAAGAGCAAGGCGGGAAAACTTCATGCGGGAAAAATCGGAGGGAAAACGAGGCGGGAAACTCAGCAAAGATAGGTTATTGAGTTTCGTAGTGAATTGCTCCCTATCAATCTTGTTTTTCCGTACATCTGTACTGGTTTCTACTCTATCTATTTTCCTGTGCCGCTACCCTGGACCCTGGCTGCTCACGAGCTGCCGCTACGTTATACCTGGAAACTTTCCCGCAACGCCACCGATACGAAAACGAACCTGGTCGTGCGGGTAGGGGAGGGCTCCAGCTCGGGGTGGGGCGAGGCCGCGCCCAACGTGCGCTACGGCGAAACGCCCGCCGGCCTGATGGCCGAGTTTGAGGCCCTGCTGCAGGACGGGCTGGGCCAGTGCACCCGCTTGCCCGAGCTGGAAGAGTTTCTGACCAAAAAGGCGCCTTCCCACGCCCTGCGCTTCGCCCTGGAGTCGGCGTTTGTGCACCGCGAAGCCGCCTTGCAGGGCCAGTCGGTGTCGGCGTGGCTGGGCGTGCCCGCTCCGAGCCGACCGGTAGCCACGGCTTTTACGCTGCCCATCATGGAGCCTGGTGCGGTGGCCGCCTTTGTGCAGGAGCAGCGCATGAGCCGCTTTGCCCAGATCAAAGTCAAGGTAAACCAGGAAAGCGGGTTCGATTTGCTGCGGGCCCTGACGCAGGCCTTGCCCGGCCGCGAAATTCTTATCGACGGGAACGAAGCCTGGACCGACGCCGACTCGCTGTTGCAATTCCTGGAGCAGACCCAGACCCTGCCCGGCCTGCGGGTGCGCTTGCTGGAGCAGCCCCTGCCCGCCCATTGCCCCGACGACTACCGCTACCTGCGCAGCCGGTCGCATTGGCCCGTGTTTGCCGATGAGT belongs to Hymenobacter cellulosilyticus and includes:
- a CDS encoding dipeptide epimerase; protein product: MPLPWTLAAHELPLRYTWKLSRNATDTKTNLVVRVGEGSSSGWGEAAPNVRYGETPAGLMAEFEALLQDGLGQCTRLPELEEFLTKKAPSHALRFALESAFVHREAALQGQSVSAWLGVPAPSRPVATAFTLPIMEPGAVAAFVQEQRMSRFAQIKVKVNQESGFDLLRALTQALPGREILIDGNEAWTDADSLLQFLEQTQTLPGLRVRLLEQPLPAHCPDDYRYLRSRSHWPVFADESVTDTADFASIAQQFHGVNMKLMKAGGYLNGLRLLQKTRVHGLQTMLGCMVETSLGIWSALQISHLAEVCDLDGFLILRDEPFGLVREADGVLTPLPVCWKSLRPVVS